GGACAGTAAGGGTTTGAATAATACTTGCGAGGCGCAAGAAAACTATGGGAAAACATGTTTTCCAAAACAAAGGTCAACAAAAAGCACGAAACACGAACACATAAATCGATGTGGGCTTGTCATGGCGCCTTATACCAGACTTACCGTCTACAGAGCGTTGTTGTCTCGCAGAATTTGTTCCGAGTCGTCATTTAAGTTTCTACTTTGCTcaaacgtttctcaaaagatAACTTCTTTATTTCCCCAATCTTACTTTTTTCAGTGAGTCTGCATCCTGTGAGGTTGTCTTTGTTGCTTGCAGTGCGATGTTTACAGAAACCCTTCTCGTTTTCGTGACTAACCAATCAGACAGAAGTTAGCGACCCTCTCGACCAATAGAATCGTTACTTTTCCCGCCATTGGCAATGAGCTTTCCCGCCATCCCGTCCACCTCTTACCTTGGGGTAGTAGGGTACGTTCATTTATGGTTCTTCCAGCCAGACAGTCGACTTGGGTTCTCTCtactttcttctttgtttgttttttattttctacgaCGAACAATAAAAAGGGAAACTATCAAACCCATTGCGGGATGACAAAGGATCCTCTACGGACGTAAATGGCAAATCTTGAAAACCGCTGAACGTTTCCACAGCTATCACATGATCGAGTTAGCCAAAATAGTGAAAATACTCAAATGTTTATGGTTAATCTTTGGAGTTGGTTTTCGTCATCTATTTGGCTTGATTCTCATGAACAAGAAAATCAATGAGCTTGAGAACGTTTCCTCCTTCTCAGATGGTTTCTACATCTTCGGTATCGGACGAGAGAACCCCGTTAATGCGCTCTGCTTCCGCCAAGAACAACCAATCAAGCGGACAGTGTGTACAGTCTCCTGCTCAAATACATTTGCCATCGCAAAGCTTTCGTTGTAGAATAATTTGCATTCTTTTAATTGTTATTCTAGAAAGAGTAACATTTTACGGTCTCTTGGCGAATTTGCTTCCTTTCCTTATAAACTGGATTGGGTTAAGCCAATCTGTCTCCATTGCAGTTGTGTTTACTTTCACTGGTTTAGCTTGGTTAATGTCAACCATTGGAGGCATCATCGGGGACTCTTATAGTGGTCGTTACAACGCTGTCTACGGCAGCCTTCTCATATATATTGTTGGAGTTGGAACGGTACTTGCTGCAGCTCTCTTTTCAGAATTAAAATTGGGAGAAAGTTCTTTCTACCAGCCTTTAGCCCTTGTAGCCTTGATAATCATCTCAGTGGGTGAAGGAGCCTACAAAGCCAATGTTACTGCATTTGGAGGGGATCAGCTGCAAGCAGGAGATGATACAAAGTATAGGCAATTCTTTAACTGGTATTACTGGAGCATAAACATAGCTGCCTTCACAGCGTACATTGCCATTGCTTATGTTGAGCAAAATATAACGCGTGGTTTTTGTTACGGCTTTGGAATATTGTTCATTTGCATCTTCTTGGCCTGCATTACCCTCTGTGTGCAGAGATCAGTTTATGTCTGCCATCCTCCTACAGGCCACATTGTGAGGAAGGTGTACAACATCATAAAGGAAGCAAGGCACAGAAAAAGGGAACAATCTTCATGGTATGAATTGGTTCCAAACTTTACTGATGTTATGAGCAACTTAacaattcgttttttttttagagtaaCATAACCAACTGTCAATGTTACGGTTGATTTACTTAAGTGGTTGAACAAAAAAGTTCTTATCAGAATAAAAAGCTTGAAAAGAGCTTTCAACCCTATCATAGTGTCCTCCACAAGCGACAAATAATAGGAATAAATGATATTAATAAGTGTTTGTCATGCAactcaaaatgaaaaattgtgTCATTTTGGTCACCAGGGAAATGTTATAATTTGCAGATTGCTGAAGTTTATACCTTCTTTCAATGCTTGGGATTATGACCAGCTGTCATAGGTCTTTCTGTTGATCTACTGGTAATTGTTGGATAAAACTTTCTAAAATGAAACCTATAATCACTTTAGGGACAGGACAGGTCAATATTTCCCTGGATATGAGGAGCAAATGCCAATGAAAAGCTGGCTTGACTATGCTATGATGAAATATGGAGGAAGCTATTTAGACACTGATGTAGAAGAAGTTAAGACAATTGCCAGGGTTATGCTTATTTTTGCAACCCTTGTTCCATATTGGACCATCTATTTTCAGGTACATTATTGTATTTACCAGTATTTATTAATATGGGTTTTGACATGGTTCACAAAATGATCAAATTTCAAtgaatattgtttattattgAAGTTTGTGTACATTTGAGCAATAACATGCTTGAAAAAAGACACACCTTTTGCttgttttccaatttcttgGTCAGTTGTGCTCTTGGACCTTGCCCTTAGTGCATTCATGAAGTGGGGTTCACTTCTGTTCAGTTGCAATCTATGAttttcatcaataataatttattggtagGTTTTTCATcaccttttttcatttcaaaaggAGAGTCAAAGAAAGCCCAAacaattttttaataataaactataatataataattacaataatataaaaataataataataataataataataacaatgataatagtaacaataatactttatttgaTGAGTGGGATGATCatgttgtgcagaaatcatcttaattgcTTTGAATTTGAGTAAAAGTAttttaaccctttaactcccaaggggttccccattgacgagtaaaatcgtctggcgttagacagtaaaatctataagtgccaattggcactaacgggagtgaaagggttaaaacactttagaacaaaattaatgaactgAACAGGTTAAGAAAGCCAACTGGTAGGAGGTAcaccagttggctatttacaagaGCAGTCAAATAGTTGAACCTGAGACTACTTGGAAAAAATATAGGGGGTGGTCAGAGCAGGATTTGGAATTGTGAGGCACCAAATCCATTGCAGTAACCACTTGTCCACACTAC
The Acropora muricata isolate sample 2 chromosome 3, ASM3666990v1, whole genome shotgun sequence genome window above contains:
- the LOC136912544 gene encoding solute carrier family 15 member 4-like produces the protein MSLRTFPPSQMVSTSSVSDERTPLMRSASAKNNQSSGQCVQSPAQIHLPSQSFRCRIICILLIVILERVTFYGLLANLLPFLINWIGLSQSVSIAVVFTFTGLAWLMSTIGGIIGDSYSGRYNAVYGSLLIYIVGVGTVLAAALFSELKLGESSFYQPLALVALIIISVGEGAYKANVTAFGGDQLQAGDDTKYRQFFNWYYWSINIAAFTAYIAIAYVEQNITRGFCYGFGILFICIFLACITLCVQRSVYVCHPPTGHIVRKVYNIIKEARHRKREQSSWDRTGQYFPGYEEQMPMKSWLDYAMMKYGGSYLDTDVEEVKTIARVMLIFATLVPYWTIYFQMNSTFLLQGLHMILQVDLNTTDTSTLKWNIVPAWLNLADVCFVLMLIPIMDKIVYPWLDKKGWRLSVFKRISIGFLFAMGSMIVAGIVEIERRDRAERGESHYCINQTISNQTYYACLPIYYQIPQYGLIGISEVFASVAALEFAYKEAPKTMQSFVMGLFFFVQSAGSLLGGALFVLCSLGKRPWTPKMIQEDRPKIFKLNVDLKYYFFLLAGILLFTWIIFLSITLRFKCSLINQTRKGRFM